The following proteins come from a genomic window of Rissa tridactyla isolate bRisTri1 chromosome 11, bRisTri1.patW.cur.20221130, whole genome shotgun sequence:
- the KIF20A gene encoding kinesin-like protein KIF20A, whose product MAQALASPGLFSDDDIAASPVLESTATGFGADVCKDLLPEFSAISPNVEGSQQSVAEDNDGKLKVYLRVRPLKPTEVEKGEDQGCVCIENSETLLLKAPKDSFTMRSTERGVGQAAHRFSFTQIFGPDVGQKSFFDETMKQVVKDVLNGQNWLVYTYGITNSGKTHTIQGSNKDGGILPRSLAVIFNSVGDRLYQAMDLKPSLSSEVIWLDSRQVRHEEAKKQTMLQGGQWEEELLTPMKRSHSAESQLQATTSGSFDSGVAGLSSSSQLTNHSDIQTEEMGPHWADLDRVSLTNTGDVQFSIWVSFFEIYNELIYDLLERASPGHNRKRQTLRLCEDQTGNPYVKDLNWINVRDADEAWKLLKLGRKNQSFASTYMNQNSSRSHSVFSIRILHLQRGGSEVVPKISELSLCDLAGSERCKDQKSGDRMKEANNINTSLHTLGRCIAALRQNQQSKLKQTVVPFRDSKLTRVFQGFFTGRGRSCMIVNINQCASTYDETLYVAKFSAIASQLVQAPPTKLRLPSIQSIIKEHNRRTSQGLEPAAKEEEESEEDGEDEADVTMYEKEDLLRVVEAARELLVQERRDKLQLEMRLREEICNEMWERMQRKEQWCSQYVDTQERMLEELYEDKLNNLKESLTDYYQEEIQERDEKIEELQVALQEAKQKLESLEAKQKDSGQGLRRSKRVATSCALQQELADTKAKLEQCQMELNTANAELCKYQKLLEPPPSARAITVDVDRKLEDGQKNVRLLRSELQKLGESLQSAERACCHSTSAGKLREALCMCDDILARQDQTLAELQNNMMLVKLDLRKKAACIAEQYHTVQKLQAPPTSTLKKRFCSNRENLQPNQPPGKKPFLHNLLSCSATRPGAGRGWQLRSVAQ is encoded by the exons ATGGCGCAAGCACTTGCCTCACCAGGGCTGTTCTCTGATGATGATATTGCAGCCTCCCCTGTCCTCGAATCCACAGCAACAGGGTTTGGGGCTGATGTGTGCAAGGACCTGCTGCCGGAGTTCTCTGCCATCTCTCCAAATGTGGAGGGCTCCCAGCAG TCTGTAGCTGAAGACAATGATGGAAAACTAAAGGTATATCTGAGAGTCCGACCCCTGAAACCTACAGAAGTGGAAAAAGGGGAAGACCAG GGCTGTGTCTGCATTGAGAATTCAGAGACCCTTCTTCTAAAAGCCCCTAAGGACTCCTTCACCATGCGGAGCACAGAACGTGGAGTGGGACAAGCAGCACACAGATTCTCTTTCACCCAG ATCTTTGGACCAGATGTGGGGCAGAAATCGTTCTTTGATGAGACAATGAAGCAGGTGGTAAAGGATGTCTTGAATGGACAGAACTGGCTGGTTTACACCTATGGGATCACCAATTCAGGGAAGACCCACACTATTCAGG GCAGCAACAAAGACGGGGGGATTCTGCCTCGCTCCTTAGCGGTCATCTTCAACAGTGTGGGGGACCGGCTGTACCAAGCCATGGATCTGAAGCCTTCCCTCTCCAGTGAGGTGATCTGGCTGGACAGCAGGCAGGTGCGACACGAAGAGGCCAAGAAGCAGACCATGCTGCAAGGGGGCCAGTGGGAG GAGGAGCTGTTAACGCCAATGAAGAGGAGTCATAGTGCCGAATCTCAGCTCCAGGCCACCACCAGTGGCAGTTTTGACAGTGGAGTTGCTGGCCTCTCCTCATCTAGCCAACTCACCAACCATTCAGACATCCAGACAGAAG AAATGGGCCCTCACTGGGCTGATTTGGATCGTGTTTCACTCACCAACACAGGAGATGTGCAGTTCTCCATCTGGGTCTCCTTCTTTGAGATTTACAATGAGTTAATCTATGACTTGTTAGAACGAGCTTCACCTGGTCACAACCGCAAGAGGCAGACACTGCGGCTCTgcgaagaccagactggcaacCCCTATGTGAAAG ATCTGAACTGGATCAACGTCCGTGATGCCGACGAGGCCTGGAAACTTCTGAAACTGGGTCGGAAAAACCAGAGTTTTGCTAGCACCTACATGAACCAGAACTCCAGTCGCAG TCACAGTGTCTTCTCCATTCGGATTCTGCACTTGCAAAGAGGTGGCAGTGAAGTTGTTCCAAAAATCAGCGA GTTATCCCTGTGTGACCTTGCGGGGTCAGAGCGCTGCAAAGACCAGAAAAGCGGGGACCGAATGAAAGAAGCAAACAACATCAATACCTCCCTCCACACATTGGGTCGCTGTATTGCTGCCCTGCGCCAGAACCAGCAGTCCAA ATTGAAGCAGACTGTGGTTCCCTTCCGGGACAGCAAGCTAACCCGTGTGTTCCAGGGTTTCTTCACTGGACGTGGGCGCTCTTGCATGATTGTCAACATCAATCAGTGCGCATCTACATACGATGAAACTCTGTATGTAGCCAAGTTCTCAGCCATTGCCAGCCAG CTTGTTCAGGCGCCTCCCACAAAGCTGAGACTTCCATCTATCCAATCAATCATCAAAGAGCACAACAGGCGAACCAGCCAGGGTCTAGAGCCAGCggcaaaggaagaagaggaatcaGAAGAGGATGGTGAGGATGAAGCAGATGTCACCATGTATGAGAAGGAG GACTTGTTGCGTGTAGTGGAAGCTGCACGAGAGCTGCTGGTGCAAGAGCGGCGGGACAAGCTGCAGCTAGAAATGCGCCTCCGTGAGGAGATCTGCAATGAAATGTGGGAGCGCATGCAACGGAAGGAGCAATGGTGCAG CCAGTATGTGGACACTCAGGAGCGGATGCTGGAGGAACTGTATGAGGATAAACTGAATAACCTGAAAGAGTCGCTAACCGACTATTACCAGGAGGAGATCCAG GAGCGTGATGAGAAGATTGAGGAGCTCCAAGTTGCTCTACAGGAGGCAAAACAAAAATTGGAGAGCCTGGAGGCTAAGCAAAAGGACTCGGGGCAAGGCTTGCGTCGATCCAAGCGAGTGGCCACCTCATGCGCTCTGCAACAGGAGCTGGCAGATACTAAAGCCAAACTGGAGCAATGTCAAATGGAGTTAAATACCGCAAATGCAG AGTTGTGCAAGTACCAGAAGTTACTGGAGCCACCTCCCTCTGCCAGAGCCATTACTGTGGATGTAGACAGGAAGCTGGAGGATGGACAGAAG AATGTCAGATTGCTGCGTTCAGAATTACAAAAACTTGGggagtctcttcagtctgcagagaGGGCGTGCTGCCACAGCACAAGCGCAGGGAAACTTCGAGAAGCCCTCTGTATGTGCGATGACATTCTGGCTAGACAG GACCAGACACTGGCAGAACTACAGAACAACATGATGCTGGTAAAACTAGACCTGCGGAAGAAAGCCGCTTGTATTGCTGAACAGTATCACACGGTGCAGAAGCTCCAGGCTCCTCCAACATCTACCTTAAAGAAACGGTTCTGTTCCAACAGAGAAAACCTCCAACCTAATCAGCCTCCTGGGAAAAAGCCCTTCCTGCACAACCTTCTCTCTTGTTCAGCGACCCGGCCCGGTGCTGGCAGAGGCTGGCAACTTCGCTCAGTTGCTCAATGA